One window from the genome of Synergistota bacterium encodes:
- a CDS encoding MetS family NSS transporter small subunit — protein sequence MWVIMMVIILAIVWGGFLFFIKKTMEAEAQKK from the coding sequence ATGTGGGTAATCATGATGGTCATTATCCTCGCTATCGTGTGGGGTGGCTTCCTGTTCTTCATTAAGAAGACGATGGAAGCCGAAGCGCAAAAGAAGTAA
- a CDS encoding CBS domain-containing protein: MSNIDVEIIKYLSEYKKIFSFITAEEIMKKDVITLGPEDRLSDARVIMRERRISGIPIVNKDGKLLGLVSTERIIRALEEGVIWKKTGEYMTPIERVVYLKPKDTLEKVIGTFEKYRYGRFPVLDEDGKLLGLITKQDILKAILRRFHSIYIHDKRRDEFLSREISLLKGEEFLEEEASFKYEINTKSISEAGEGAALLKRVLEKRGYPKAFIRRVSIGTYEAEVNVVIHAEGKGVILAFLREDNVVVLVKDSGPGIEDVDLAMMEGYSTAPDHIKELGFGAGMGLPNMRRATDRLIVLSQAGKGTRVEMVFIIKEGEE, from the coding sequence ATGAGTAACATAGATGTTGAGATAATAAAGTATCTCAGTGAGTATAAGAAGATATTCAGCTTCATAACTGCAGAGGAAATAATGAAAAAGGATGTTATAACCTTAGGACCAGAGGATCGGTTATCCGATGCACGTGTGATAATGCGAGAGAGGAGAATATCTGGTATTCCTATAGTAAATAAGGATGGTAAGCTTCTCGGGCTCGTTAGTACTGAGCGTATAATAAGAGCTTTAGAAGAGGGCGTTATATGGAAGAAGACTGGTGAGTACATGACCCCAATAGAAAGGGTTGTTTACTTAAAGCCTAAGGATACCCTTGAAAAGGTTATCGGAACTTTTGAAAAGTACAGATATGGAAGGTTTCCTGTGCTTGATGAAGATGGGAAGCTTCTTGGCTTAATAACCAAGCAAGACATATTAAAGGCCATCTTAAGGCGTTTTCACTCAATCTATATTCATGATAAGAGAAGAGACGAGTTCTTAAGCAGGGAGATCTCCCTGCTAAAAGGAGAAGAGTTTCTCGAGGAGGAAGCTTCATTTAAATATGAGATAAATACGAAATCCATTTCAGAAGCGGGAGAGGGAGCTGCCTTGCTTAAAAGAGTTCTTGAGAAAAGAGGATATCCTAAGGCTTTTATAAGAAGAGTCAGCATAGGAACCTATGAAGCGGAGGTAAACGTTGTAATTCATGCGGAAGGAAAGGGAGTAATACTTGCTTTTCTGAGAGAAGACAATGTTGTGGTCTTAGTTAAAGATTCAGGTCCCGGAATAGAGGATGTAGACCTCGCTATGATGGAAGGATATTCAACCGCTCCAGATCACATAAAGGAGCTGGGATTCGGAGCAGGAATGGGGTTGCCCAATATGAGAAGAGCTACTGATAGGTTGATAGTGTTATCACAGGCGGGGAAGGGAACGAGGGTTGAAATGGTCTTCATCATTAAGGAGGGAGAAGAGTGA
- a CDS encoding iron-sulfur binding hydrogenase, whose amino-acid sequence MKLKDILRKLDCEVLTGDVNMEEEVKYGYTSDLLSEVMGKARQDSIWITVQSHLNIVAVAVLVGIKAIIVCGGKKVDPKIAEKAKQEGVALVLAKDNAFIVSGKLYEIGLR is encoded by the coding sequence GTGAAGCTGAAGGATATATTGAGGAAATTAGATTGCGAGGTCTTGACGGGAGATGTAAATATGGAAGAGGAAGTAAAATATGGCTATACGAGTGATCTACTAAGCGAGGTAATGGGAAAGGCACGGCAAGACTCAATATGGATAACCGTTCAAAGCCATTTAAACATCGTTGCTGTAGCAGTACTTGTCGGCATAAAGGCTATAATTGTATGTGGAGGTAAAAAGGTAGATCCTAAAATAGCAGAAAAAGCCAAGCAAGAAGGCGTTGCTTTGGTATTAGCTAAGGATAACGCTTTTATCGTTTCTGGGAAACTTTATGAGATAGGATTGAGATAA
- a CDS encoding PHP domain-containing protein, translated as MWCGVDLHIHTVLSACADWEMTPKNIVKRAKEMDIKIIAITDHNTAKNVKACIKVGRKEGILVIPGIEVQTKEEVHMVALFPSEENVEGFERWLKDRLPRAKNDEGLFGIQVVVDEEDNVIEIDERLLQVSAKVSVEDVALKAKECGGIAYPAHMDREYGGIISVLGFIPPDLPFKVGEITYHADLTSLLRKHPELRDYVILVSSDAHFLSSIKGARTAVDLVEISPASLIKAIQDKRRVKTCLN; from the coding sequence ATGTGGTGTGGTGTGGACCTTCACATTCATACGGTCCTTTCAGCTTGTGCAGATTGGGAGATGACTCCCAAAAATATTGTAAAAAGAGCAAAAGAGATGGATATCAAGATCATAGCTATCACAGATCACAATACGGCTAAGAATGTCAAGGCATGCATTAAAGTGGGTAGGAAAGAGGGTATACTGGTTATACCGGGTATAGAGGTGCAGACGAAAGAAGAGGTGCACATGGTAGCGCTATTTCCCTCGGAAGAGAACGTTGAAGGGTTTGAAAGATGGCTTAAAGATAGGCTTCCAAGGGCAAAAAACGATGAAGGTTTATTTGGCATTCAGGTAGTCGTAGATGAGGAGGACAACGTTATCGAGATTGATGAGAGACTTCTTCAAGTTTCTGCGAAAGTCTCCGTTGAGGATGTAGCCTTGAAGGCTAAAGAATGTGGAGGCATAGCCTATCCAGCCCATATGGATAGGGAGTATGGAGGAATTATTTCCGTTTTGGGCTTTATCCCCCCCGATCTCCCTTTTAAGGTTGGGGAGATCACCTACCACGCTGATTTAACCTCCCTCTTAAGGAAACACCCCGAACTGAGAGATTATGTGATTTTGGTTTCCTCCGATGCTCACTTTTTATCCTCGATCAAAGGGGCGAGAACCGCTGTCGATCTGGTTGAAATCAGTCCAGCAAGCTTGATAAAAGCGATACAAGATAAAAGGAGGGTCAAAACATGCTTAAATTAA
- the nuoE gene encoding NADH-quinone oxidoreductase subunit NuoE has product MLKLTRDKLEKVEAIIDRFPKGQSSLIGVLHAIQLEIGYLPEEIQKLVARKLEIPESTVHGVVTFYNFFRTEPVGKYVITVCKGTACHVRGAGAVIEEFERVLGIKVGHTTPDGRFTLDIARCFGACGLAPVVMVNDDIYGRMSPKKVEEVIAKYQD; this is encoded by the coding sequence ATGCTTAAATTAACCAGGGATAAGCTTGAGAAGGTCGAAGCCATAATAGACCGCTTTCCAAAGGGGCAGTCCTCTCTTATAGGCGTTTTGCACGCCATTCAGCTTGAGATAGGTTATCTACCGGAGGAAATACAGAAGCTCGTGGCGAGAAAGCTTGAGATCCCAGAAAGTACAGTGCATGGCGTGGTTACATTCTACAACTTCTTCCGCACGGAACCAGTAGGGAAGTATGTAATAACGGTTTGCAAGGGAACCGCTTGTCATGTTAGGGGCGCGGGCGCTGTTATCGAAGAGTTTGAACGTGTCCTAGGAATCAAGGTAGGACATACCACGCCAGACGGAAGATTTACGCTTGATATTGCAAGGTGCTTTGGTGCATGCGGTCTCGCACCTGTAGTTATGGTTAACGACGACATCTACGGAAGGATGAGTCCCAAGAAAGTAGAAGAGGTAATAGCGAAATACCAAGATTAA
- a CDS encoding ATP-binding protein, protein MEELALHIIDLVENSVSAGASLIKVIVEISEAKDKLKMVVEDNGKGMSEEEAKCALDPFITTKSGKKVGLGIPLLAQTAELCGGELKIESEKGKGTKVIVEMRLKHIDRPPLGDFASTFFTLVFGHSDIDFLIKVKTDYGEMKIDTTEIKKAIGREAFSHPEVISFMREKIERELNDILKGGKNYEA, encoded by the coding sequence ATGGAGGAGCTTGCTCTACACATAATAGACCTGGTTGAGAACTCCGTAAGCGCTGGTGCTTCTCTAATAAAAGTTATCGTGGAGATAAGCGAAGCGAAAGATAAGCTGAAAATGGTGGTTGAAGATAATGGTAAAGGTATGAGCGAGGAGGAAGCAAAGTGTGCTCTGGATCCTTTCATAACTACAAAGTCAGGGAAAAAAGTAGGATTAGGTATTCCACTTTTGGCGCAGACTGCTGAACTTTGCGGTGGAGAGCTTAAAATCGAGAGCGAGAAAGGTAAAGGCACTAAGGTAATCGTCGAGATGAGGCTAAAACACATTGATCGTCCACCTTTGGGAGATTTTGCATCTACGTTCTTTACCTTAGTCTTTGGTCATTCTGATATAGACTTTCTCATAAAAGTTAAAACGGATTATGGGGAAATGAAAATTGATACCACGGAGATAAAGAAAGCGATAGGAAGGGAGGCTTTCTCGCATCCTGAAGTTATTTCCTTCATGCGGGAAAAAATAGAGAGAGAGTTAAATGATATATTGAAGGGAGGTAAGAATTATGAAGCTTGA
- a CDS encoding (2Fe-2S) ferredoxin domain-containing protein: MMKLEELRKLREKVRQDLKLREGEEPRVKIVVSMGTSGIAAGAREVLKALLDEVSKRGLKDVMVMQTGEKGLSSAEPIVEVITKEASIIYGRVTPEIARRIVVEHVINGRVLSEYVV; encoded by the coding sequence ATTATGAAGCTTGAGGAACTCAGAAAACTAAGAGAAAAGGTCAGACAAGACCTTAAGTTAAGAGAGGGAGAAGAGCCTCGTGTAAAAATAGTGGTTAGCATGGGAACTTCAGGCATAGCTGCTGGAGCAAGAGAAGTATTAAAAGCTCTCTTAGATGAGGTTTCTAAAAGAGGCCTAAAGGATGTTATGGTCATGCAAACCGGAGAAAAGGGACTGTCGTCGGCAGAACCCATAGTTGAGGTCATAACCAAGGAAGCTTCAATAATTTACGGAAGGGTAACCCCCGAGATAGCAAGAAGGATCGTTGTAGAGCATGTGATAAACGGCAGGGTTCTATCTGAGTACGTGGTATAA